tgttagaagtgtggcaagcatcatactggaaattgttctgttctaaattgtgaccgttgtaagaagtttggtcatttatcaaaagattgcaaggttaatctcaacggcaacaccaacaacaacagtactgcaagcaacgcgaacaatgctaatggtggtaagaactgttatggttgtggacagccgggtcatttcaagaaggactgtcctaagaacaataatgggaatgctcgaggaagggcgttcaacatcaattctgcggaagctcgtgatgatccaaagctagtcacgggtacattttcacttgatgatcaacttgtttatgttttgtttgatactggcactgatagaagttttatatcaaaggatatttgtcacaatgttaagaaacctgtttctcccctagataacgtgtattccatagaactggggaatggtaacttgatgagagctgataagatttatcgtgattgtaccttgatgttagagggtaagccttttagcattaatgtgatatctattaaactgggaagttttgaccttgtggttggaatggactggttagttgATAACAAAACCGAGGTGgtatgtgacctaaaggctattcgtattcctattgctgatggtgaacctatgatgatttatggtgaaaagaatggctcacaattacatctcattaattgcttgaaagtccagaagtatgtgagaaagggatgtatcgcgttcttggctcatgtaagtcaaattgtaccagaagaaatgagactcgaagacgttcctatagttaaggaatttcttgaagtttttccggaggaattacctggtctcccaccgcatcgagaaattgagtttcagatagacttagtgccaggagcggcaccagtggctcacgcaccgtacagacttgcaacCCCAGAACtttaagagttgtctagtcaattgcaagagttgttagacaagggatttattagatcgagttcttcgccttggggagctccggtcctgtttgttaagaagaaggatgggtcgatgaggttgtgtatcgactacagagaattgaacaagctgacaatcaagaatcggtatccgctaccgaggattgatgacttatttgatcagttgtaGGGATCCAActgctattcgaagattgatttgagatccgggtatcatcaattgagagtcaaagaagatgatgtcccgaagacagcgtttagaacacgttatgggcattatgagtgtacagtgatgtcgtttggtttgacgaacgcacaagcagtgttcatggacctcatgaaccgtgtgtgtaagccatacctagataaattcatcattgtgttcattgatgatatattggtgtactccaagaacagagaagagcacgagcagcatctacgttcgatattgactatgcttagagaagagcagttgtatgcaaagttctctaagtgtgacttttggttaccagaagtacaatttcttggccatgttgtagggtccaatggaatacaggtcgatccagcaaagattaagtcggttaagaattgagaaactccaaagacgccaacgcagattaggcaatttttgggtctagctggttactaccggagattcattgaaggattctctaagatcgcccgaccattaaccgcattgactcaaaagggcaagaagtttgagtggtcagaaccgcaagagactgcatttcaattgttgaaggagaagttaacaactgcaccagtattgtctctacccaagggaagtgaagattttgttgtttattgtgatgcctcacatcAAGGAATGGGATGCgtacttatgcaacgaaacaaagttattgcttatggatcgcgtcagttaaagattcacgagcagaactacactacgcacgaccttgagttaggagctgttgtctttgcacttaaaatgtggagacactacctgtttggaaccaagttcactatcttcactgaccataagagtttacagcacatattcgatcagaagcaactcaacatgagacaacgacgttggatggaactacttaatgattataactgcgaacttcaataccatccgggcaaggcgaatgttgtggcagatgtcttgagcagaaaggagcgagagaaacctcttagggttaaagcgcttaacatagttgtccgtacgaatctcacatcacaaatccgcgaagcacaacaggaagccatgaaacaagagaatgttgatgttgaatttctcaaagggatggataagaagtttgacatcaaggaggacggaacatggtactttgctaaccgaatttgggtaccaaagtttggtggattgagagaactagtgttggaggaagcacacaagtcgagatactcaattcatccgggatcagataaaatgtaccaagatttgaaggcattttattggtggccgaacttgaaagctgacattgctacttatgtcgggaagtgcttgacttgcgctaaagtcaaggctgagcatcagaagccatcaggattactgattcaaccagagattccccagtggaagtgggaaggaatttccgtggacttcattacgaaactgccgagaacggcagaaggtcacgatactatttaggttatcgtggatcgtctcactaagtccgcgcacttcttaccgataagggaaactgataagatggagaagttggctcagatttacattaaggaagtcgtctctaggcatggagtgcctatatccattatatccgaccgcgataacagatttacttccaggttttggcaatcattgcagaaagcaatggggactcgtttagatatgagtacagcatatcacccccagacggatggccagagcgaacgaactattcagacttttgaggacatgttgagagcgtgtgtcattgatttcagaaacggatgggataagtatttaccactatctgagttctcatacaataacagctaccatgcgagtattaaagctgcacctttcgaggcattgtatggaaggaagtgtagatctcccgtttgttggagcgagttgggagatagtcagttgacaggtcctgagattattcaggagacaactgagaaagttctacagattcaggaatgactgagaacggctcgaagtcgacaaaagagttatgtcgatgttagatggaaggacatagagttccaagttggagacaaagttatgcttaaagtatcaccttggaagggtgttgtacaatttgggaaatgaggtaaactgagtcctcgctatgttggaccgtttgagataactgaaagagttggaccagtagcttacagattggaactaccacaagcactcagtggtattcatgacgttttccatgtatccaatctaaagaagtgcttagccgatgataatttgattattcctctagaggaactacgtatcgacgacaaacttcatttcattgaggaacctgttgaaatcttgggccgagaggtcaaacagttgaagcaaagcagaattcctatcgttaaagttcggtggaactcgagaagaggaccagagttcacgtgggagcgtgaagaccagatgagactgaagtatccgcaattgtttcccgaggaaaccacttcagtggacgatcactaaaatttcgggacaaaattttcaataacaggtgggtaatgtaacaaccctgatttttccgttactttcgttaaccttccgttagtttatttaacggcgattatttaaattttatgtgtttacgtgtattaaatgcgtacttgacctttggagggtttcaataattgatatgggttgatattaattcaaataaatatttcggataatgaaatacgataaaaacgatacgattttgataataactttttgagcaacgaaacgttcgggtttattttaataattaattcaattaattattaactttttaaaatatttaatttattgggtttttaataaattaagcgattggttgcgtttaacgatcggattagcgttccgggccttcggtacgacaaaacgacacttaaaacggaccacgaatacacgagattacaaaacgagagcccgagaacccatggtgggccccattcggccaacccctccccctcacccccttattttgttaatttttgacTAGTGGagggacttatgtgcaatttaggataaTTAGGGATAGTATTTAAGGCTTGTGTTTAACCTAAATAGCATTAATAAAAATATAACGCAGTTTTCTTCTCTCCCTCTCCCCAAAACCGTCGACCACCATCACCCTACtaccaccatcaatttttgatttttagattaaaccttgaacacgaaagttgcaattctcgatctcctctacgcgttgatataattcttttagcgatcaaatgtataattgcatgaaccctaattcttaaaaatctgatttttataaagtttcatagttatgttgtcaattgctcaagtctatatgcgtacgtgttaattgtaatcgttattttgattgtttgatgcgctagggtttaaaaacaaatttgttattgcatgatcagtgattttaagtttttcaaatgttaattattatgttataatcagattccttgcgaaaaactattgagtttatgtgatgacccgaaaaatttcgactaatttaaaccaattctctatacgatttattattttggcacgttaaacaaagtctgttagattgagtctcaaaattttagaactgtttcatatatacaattacctttgactactctcaacgattcatgaacaattatatgtatgtatatatatatatatatatatgtacaagtaaaaacgactttcctacagtaaaaccctagttgctacagtaaaaattactttgctacagtaaaacactatttgctacagtgaaaccgtattttgctatagTGGTactgtaaacactatttgctacagtaaacactatttgatgtcggcgaactagcaaacaaaaacggaaaaggcggccatgcgatcgcatggcaaaaacactgaaaactcatgcgatcgcatgagctacagtaaatcgaaaagtaatataaatacgcagtttattcgacgaagtttttcacatttatctcttaatatttatatttatattataattataattttaaatttaagtttaataataataaggtatatacgagggtgtttttaattcgggtttcaaaccgctttaagcaaaggaaatattaggtattattcggggtattgttcttgaatccaaggccaaccatacagtcatctaccatcattacgtctacgcaatttgcctacaatattgaatcgcaatattgaactgtgagtttatagtctccctttttaaatactttaaatatttttgggctgagaatacatgcaatttattttaaacgcgataagacacaagtacatactaaattctacactgagttaaaccgaaaatcccttagctttggtaactagtagctgccagtacataggatatggactggtgggcgcgaataattgtatatggatccatagggcttgacatccccgtccgagctagagcgctagccttttaacggacgtatgttatttgagtttaagacacgttggtttgcgtgtattaaaacgaatggggtaattatcactatagcgttaagtttagttaccatggtgctctgttacgtagaatctattgataaacttttgatgaaatcttgtggtctatctttatatatgtttatgactcgagcaattaaacctataactcaccaatattcgtgttgactttttagcatgttttattctcaggtccttagaatgcttccgctgtgatgtgcttgttgcctgcatggagtctctcatgctttgtacaaagtttattgcattcaaaataaaactgcgttgtgtaataaataattggactgtgatgtcaacctgtaaattaaagacttatgtatttcggggttttgcttgtacctaagcacttgcccacatgtttataactttctatgtttagaaagtcacttattttaatgaatgcaatattttatcaaaacgtatcatatagaggtcaaaacctcactgtggaattaatgattaacgtgccgcgtcaatagcgattttgacgggtcgttacagtttaggctttggattcgcttgatttcgtttccgtatgattaagttatgtcgatttcaattatcgttgtgttattgttgcttgatcagaaatctggtattgatagaaaacgaattggcatgtgagacttataccactggaaagataatttaaaaacactcaagttagataaGGATATGATGTCGTTTGCTTAtgcatagcccgagatatgctagaattagtgtaaatgaagttttatacagcacttgcatgaaaataaccttgtatgataaaatgtgtttacttctgtgattgaagctttgcatatataaaaaatagacaaaaattacttcatctttcatgtagatatcataggctaattgtatctagatcttcggataatcgtatgcgaatgtgactaacgaaatgggaatcgaatctgtaaattgaaaacGGTTTTGTACTTTTTGAATTTTGTATATTTATTGagtatgtatgcttctggaaaatgaaacttaacatgatatgtgacttattgttagtttatgtcaatatctgaaaccttatgcattgggcacaatagagccatactttatgtgaattctgatttgaactaaaaactgaatgatcaatttgcacgaataaactgtacaaattggctaaacaaaagtggctagatttttaatatgtgttactttgatttgtccttgaactatggccactggtcttgtataaattgcatgtttctaactccggttatagccgaaatgaaatcagtacgcagtcagaaactgacctggaaaatcccaaatgtattccttctgattcctgacttttaattgtcgtatgagtccctggccggactttttggaatcgattttgagtctaattatgatctgtagtttgtcatatttacttgaattttgtactatgagataatgtgctaagtgtgctacgtgttcgtaaatttggtgcatgacgataaactgaaattgtgaaaatgattattcatgacctaaaacgtattgtatgacttagttttgacatgttgaccaatatttgacatgaacctactgatgttgactttagttgactactttgaccaagtttgactttcggtttgactttggttgactttgtttgacttgcatgatatagttgacttttactttaaatcgcgtcgagtcgagcaataagacaacgtacactatgaaaccacacttatataagatacatatattgaccaacctacatacgtatacttaggttacactactcgggtctaaaccgtacaagttatttgtctttcattccgagcttattcaaaggtgagtctacagtcccgctttttacatgttttcagggatgagaatacacgctgttatatttacattttcaaatgctttatattgacatgagtactacacatatgcatattgagtttgttcaaaaagcctctagcttgaatacttttaataccattggtaagcacaatttagatggacggattcgttaggttgacaacctcacccactataaaagcagtggtgcatttactttaaacatttaatacatctgaacaatgtataacattttacgaggtaaggtgggtatagtggatatactcgggtctttgctagtattcaggtgctcggtttatgcttgcgatagaatcttgtggtcaatgaaattaaactatttttctgataactgtttttcagacattgttacgttactttaaacctgtagattcatcaACAttgtttgttgacctgtttttgcgtgttgttattctcaggtccttaagaggtatgcttccgatgtgtttgctgcatgtctgaccGTGGAGtcggcatttgattttaaagaacattatttactttcgcatttaaaacttttatactgtttaaatactgttggcttgtggttacgatcacaacagtgtttatattttggaatttctgacttttgtttttgaaagttattaatttaaataaaattaaatgcgattgctttaaacgtctcatatagagggcgtaactgttaactgtgggaccggaattaacacgccgtcagatggtattttggcgaGGTGTTATATATAACCATGGGTAAGTTAACATTTTTGGATCAATCGTACTTTGTGGGTTGATTATGAAAATGTAAGATGCCTGCACCATTTTAACTGCAACTGCACCACTTGGTACTTTACatataattttttgtttaagaTGTGCTAAAtttttcaaaagtaatatagtgtGTAACATCAAATttagatttgaaaaaaaaataaccACAATAAATTATAATCCTATGTCGTGAAATCCATTTCAATTTGCTACGTATAATTACACGACACCATCGAATTATCAATTACGCTACTCCTTCCTGAAATATAATCGTAAATACATACAGTGCAACAGAGTTATGAGAGAAAAATTGTAATAGTTTATACTGTTGTTAACTAAACCTTTTTCATTGTAGAGATATTACCAAAAGGAACTACGCCAATAAAAGATACTAACATCGATGACTCTTTGATGGATGGAGATTGAAATTTGAAGAAACTTCAACACTTATAAAAACTCTACTTGAAATTGTGTTTTTTCTAGTTATTTATGGTTTTATGCACTAGTTTAGAGTCTACCTTTATTTTGTGTATGAAATAGTCTAATTGTTTTTTCTATGGTGTTTGACATAAACCtttgattttttattttattttttatttgacTATAATGGTTAACCAAAGTAATTGTTTTATATCACTTAGACTAGTTGTAGTTGTAAGGGGCGTGTGTTGGTAGTGTGAATTGCTTTTTGTACTTTTTTGATGACTAGGATGTGTGGATTTTTTGTGTGGATTAGTGGTAGTGTTGGTTTTTTGTGTAGATTAATAGTATTGTGATGACGTATTAAAATATAATTGGATTAAGTGTTAAAAaggaataaaaataatatttttaaattaatataaaaataatacaacaaAAGCAACTTGCGTTGCTTGTTCCGTTGAATTCTAACCCAAGAGCAAGAAACGCCCTCAACCAATGCCCCAATACTCCATTTTCATGCGTGGCTTTTGCCACATATGCGAGCCACGGGCGTGACATGTTAGCGATACAAATCGTCTTAGTTAACCAGTTAACAAAAACCGCTTATTAATCAAATTGAACAGTTAAAAAAGTTAATTAACTGCAATATTGATTATGAGTGTGAGTTCGTACTTAACCGTCTCAAACTAACCATTCTAACTATTTAAGTTTTAAAGTTCTAGCAGAACTTTAATTATTGTGAACTCACGCGTCACCAATCATAATACTTATGCTTACTCTTATTAATACATAACTTTAAATTTAAATGTTTGAATTTTGAACCAAAAGAGGGTGTTTGAAAATAGTATAATTAAAAAAAGGAAATGGGCGCTTTGTATAAGATAAGATGCGTTGATAATAATAAGTTCAACACATAAAAAAGCACTTGTCTCTCATTCAATGCTATACCAAACACACCACAAATACAACGCAACACTTACTGCTTCAACAATTATTCACATTTCTCATTCTTTTAAACAAACAAACCAACCCTCTCTAAAATTCTAACTCTTTTTGTACGTTTATTCATGGAGTGTGTTGAAGGCGCCTTGAAAAACAGTTTTATTGGTCTAAATAATAACCacaacaccaacaacaaccaccacaacccACTGTCCTTTTCCGATGACTTTTCCACCCTTGTCACCGGTGATGATTTTTTCGTTGACGGTCTTCTTGATTTCTCCGACGACGGTGATTTCGAGGAACATAACGACGATACCCAATTTTGTAACCACACAGAAAACGACAAAACGCTTTCTATTTCACCGGTTAAATTAGTCAACCAGGAAATTAAACCCAATTTCTCTATCCCGGAACAAACTGACCTTTGCCTTCCGGTAAAAAAATCTTGTTATTTTTCTTctttaaatattatcaaaaaaatttaattttttttttgttgggtTTTGTAAAAAAGTTCTTTTTTTCCACTTCTTTTTATacaaattttattaatttaatttcGTTTTTGTGGGAATTGTAGGCAAAATAAAAAAGTTTGAATTTTTGTTAAAATACAAAAGTTTTAATTTGTTTGGGGTTTTGTAGGCGGATGACGTAGCAGAAGACCTTGAATGGGTTTCTCAATTTGTTGACGACTCATTTTCCGGCGGGTACTCGTTGACGTGTCCGGCCGGGAAGTTACCGGAGAAAAAGTGGAACCCAGAACCGTCCGTAAAGCCTAATTTCACGACTTCGGTTCTTACAAAAGCAAGAAGTAAACGAACAAGAACCGGGGGTCGGGTTTGGTCTTTCGGGTCAAACCCACTAACCGATTCGTCTACTTCAAGTTCGTCCTCATCGTCATGTACTACTTCAAACCCTTGGCGGTTTTTACATGACTCTACACAAACAGCAGAGTCAATTTTCGGAAAAAACCCGGTTAAAAGACAGAAGAAGGTGAGGAAAAACCCGTCCCCGGCGGTGGGTGAGCCGGCGGTTCAACCTAGGCGTTGTAGTCATTGTCTGGTACAAAAGACGCCACAGTGGAGAGCCGGTCCGTTAGGTGCTAAAACCCTTTGTAACGCATGTGGTGTCCGGTACAAGTCGGGTCGACTTTTACCCGAATACCGACCCGCTTGTAGTCCGACCTTTTCCAGTGAAGTACACTCCAACAACCACCGGAAAGTTTTGGAAATGCGGCAGAAAAAGGAGGCGCTCGAGCCCGGTCTAATTTATCCGGTTCAGAGTTTTTGAAGAACGAATTTGGTAGGAAACAGAAAAGGGAATTCGAATTAGTTGATGAACCGGGTTTAGTTAGTCATTAGTCTTAGTCATTACCCGGTTTGGTGCGGTAGGTATTCAGTAACCGAATTAGTAAGACTTTAATTTAATGTAACTCTCAATTTATTAAAGTTGTTTCTTTATGTTTGTTACTAGTTTTTTTGTATTTTTGGTATATTTTTGCACCGAAATGTGTAATTAAAAAACAAAAAGGCGGGATTTTGTATTACAACATAATAAGATATTGTGGGGGTAAAATTGTAAAGGTGATAAAAATAGGGGGTAAATTGGTAAGTAGTATGAAACGTGAGGCCGTTGATAAGCGGAAAATTTATGAGTTTTGGGTTGGGGGGGGGGATAATGTTTATGTGGAACGAAAGCGTAAGATGGTGGTTACCAGTTTGTGATCTGAACCGTTGGATTTAAATCCAAAGGTTGATAATGGAGAAAAGGTTTGGACGTCATGAGGATTACAAAGAGGGAGTGGTATCTTTCACATGCTACGAGAGGACTTTAAAAATAGAACGTGGGACCCAAAGGTTTGATTGATTGGAGGATTGTACGGTACAACTTTGGTTTCTTCTTCACTTTAGATTTCGGTACAatcatacataaaaaaaaaaaaaaaaaactagtgcaAAGACTCGTAATTACTCGTGAAATTACGGTATTTTAAAGAAAAAATTATTGAATGAATTTAGATACTGGTATTTTAAAGAAAAAATTATTGAATGAATATAGATACTCCGTATAATATAAAGATGCACTAACTTCATGAATAATTTGAGCTGCCCAGGAACCAACATTTGCAAATAATATAACATGTTAGTCAACAACAATGAAAAACATTAGCCCCCTTTTTTGACACATAATAATACCATTGCCATTCATCCACAACATTCCTTTTGCACAATAAACCCAGTTTATTCAGCACTTAACTAATCAAATCTTAGTTAAGTAGGTAACTTGCTAATCATATCTTAGATCTTTCAACAATAAACCCAGTTATGGCCCATTAATACAATACTCATGTTCCTCCAGTACTCACATGAACCTGCTAAAAACAAAATCAAACATCAAATATGCCTCATGCTATTTAACACTTAACTTACTATATACTCGTAGATCATAGAATGCATGGAAAAATAAGCATTTTAAGATGTAGAGTGGACCAGACCCAACCTGTATTTAGCATGCCTCAAGCTAATTAATCCAATTGTGTGTGATGATAAGAAGCTGGTGCTCAAATTGCCTCATTTTTCAGCTTTTAGCAGCAGCAAAGAGATTTTATGTTATGAATAAAAGATTAAATGGGCATGAACATGTAACAATGTTATATATAGTCAAATACATACACAATAGTATCGTGATTACATGTACAAACATATACTACTACTACAAATTTTATCAAATTAGTAGCACAAGCAACAAAACAATATTTGCTTACTTATTGGAAGCTCAAAATATAAACGATGAatcaaattaaaagcaactaaGAAAAAACATCAACTTCAAGCATGTACTAAGCCGCAACATGAACCGAAACTAAGTACTCAAATAAATGTAAAGAAGCAGAAATTATGACATGAAGCAAAACACAAGTCAAGTTTAAAATTATGAAGTTTaatttcattaaaaaaaaaaaaaaggaaaaaaaaatatggtAACAAAGATATGTTTGTTAAGATCCTAAAACCAAAGTGATAAGAATTATAAATAAAACTGGTGAAAGAATCTTACTTCTAATGTTTGAGCGGTTTTTTAATTGGACTCATCCACAGTCTTACTTAAATAAACTTCATTTTCTCACATCACCTCTTTTACATATGCATCATTAGTATatcaatataacataacataatacaATCATGATATTATCCAATTTTCCACAACCATGTAATTCATGAATGAAACAGTAGTGCCCAATTTGCCACCCTACAGGTTTACAGTAGCAATTAGGTATTCAAACAGCAGCTCAATACCATGATATTATCCAA
This window of the Rutidosis leptorrhynchoides isolate AG116_Rl617_1_P2 chromosome 7, CSIRO_AGI_Rlap_v1, whole genome shotgun sequence genome carries:
- the LOC139857692 gene encoding GATA transcription factor 6-like is translated as MECVEGALKNSFIGLNNNHNTNNNHHNPLSFSDDFSTLVTGDDFFVDGLLDFSDDGDFEEHNDDTQFCNHTENDKTLSISPVKLVNQEIKPNFSIPEQTDLCLPADDVAEDLEWVSQFVDDSFSGGYSLTCPAGKLPEKKWNPEPSVKPNFTTSVLTKARSKRTRTGGRVWSFGSNPLTDSSTSSSSSSSCTTSNPWRFLHDSTQTAESIFGKNPVKRQKKVRKNPSPAVGEPAVQPRRCSHCLVQKTPQWRAGPLGAKTLCNACGVRYKSGRLLPEYRPACSPTFSSEVHSNNHRKVLEMRQKKEALEPGLIYPVQSF